From the genome of Halobellus litoreus, one region includes:
- a CDS encoding NAD(P)/FAD-dependent oxidoreductase — protein sequence MTATRPTVLVLGGGAAGTMTANALRRRIDADVAVIDKRRTHSYQPAYYLIPFDYMDLDEQQRDTRELLHDEISFVHDEVVGIDPDDRTVAGESGTYEYDVLVSAVGNDRRPGSVPGMLEGWNRTDSVYPFYHASAARALGDAVDEFDGGRFLVTVPDTPIKCGGAPLKLTMLMEGYLRERGVREDAELVMTKPGSEVFGTGPKAPYQERIAEIWDERDITFVPEFTVSEVDYESRTVHSEEGDALEYDLYAPVPPQYGHEFVVDNSPLTDGGEYVSVDDHTLQHETYPNVFALGDNADVPTSRTASAARKQSHVVVDNVERYLEDRSLVADYDGYTACPILVEQGKAMIAEFDYEDSISAPIVSRLNWILDVNVIPSLYWNVWMRGYDPVP from the coding sequence ATGACAGCAACACGACCCACCGTTCTCGTCCTCGGCGGCGGCGCCGCGGGGACGATGACGGCGAACGCGCTCCGTCGGCGCATCGACGCCGACGTGGCAGTGATCGACAAGCGTCGGACGCACAGCTACCAGCCCGCGTACTACCTGATCCCCTTCGACTATATGGACCTCGACGAGCAGCAGCGCGACACGCGCGAGTTGCTCCACGACGAGATTTCGTTCGTCCACGACGAGGTCGTCGGGATCGATCCGGACGACCGGACCGTCGCCGGAGAGTCGGGGACCTACGAGTACGACGTCCTCGTCTCCGCGGTCGGGAACGACCGTCGCCCGGGATCGGTGCCGGGGATGCTCGAGGGCTGGAACCGAACGGATTCGGTCTATCCGTTCTATCACGCCTCCGCGGCGCGGGCACTGGGTGACGCCGTCGACGAATTCGACGGCGGACGGTTCCTGGTGACGGTCCCGGACACGCCGATCAAGTGCGGCGGCGCGCCGCTGAAGCTCACGATGCTGATGGAGGGGTACCTCCGCGAGCGCGGTGTGCGCGAGGACGCCGAACTCGTGATGACGAAGCCCGGCTCGGAGGTGTTCGGCACGGGGCCGAAGGCGCCGTACCAGGAGCGGATCGCGGAGATCTGGGACGAGCGCGACATCACGTTCGTCCCCGAGTTCACCGTCTCCGAAGTCGACTACGAGAGCCGGACGGTCCACTCCGAGGAGGGGGACGCGCTCGAGTACGACCTGTATGCGCCGGTGCCGCCCCAATACGGCCACGAGTTCGTCGTCGACAACTCGCCGCTGACCGACGGCGGTGAGTACGTCTCCGTCGACGACCACACGCTCCAGCACGAGACGTACCCGAACGTGTTCGCGTTGGGTGACAACGCCGACGTGCCTACCTCGCGGACCGCCTCGGCCGCGCGCAAGCAGTCCCACGTCGTCGTCGACAACGTCGAGCGGTACCTCGAGGACCGGTCGCTGGTCGCCGACTACGACGGCTACACCGCCTGTCCGATCCTCGTCGAGCAAGGCAAGGCGATGATCGCGGAGTTCGATTACGAGGACTCAATCTCCGCGCCGATCGTGAGCCGGCTCAACTGGATCCTCGACGTGAACGTGATCCCGTCGCTGTACTGGAACGTCTGGATGCGCGGCTACGACCCGGTTCCCTGA
- a CDS encoding DUF1641 domain-containing protein gives MSATDEEDGAAAETEPVPPAIREAIADNPETVAALLKQSGQLSALLDALALVTDSLDDEMVESLTSDATTLGLVATELAGEETVELSSAVGRNGDDLADAVERVATLQRSGTLDRLTEIADAVALLTDAMDDEMVETVAATGTSMGEIADTAADDEVRRGLVRMLEGVGAAGAEEAEPIGPVGLLGALRDPEVKAGMGYLVAVARGIGTVGTAVDGPNDE, from the coding sequence ATGAGCGCGACCGACGAGGAAGACGGCGCGGCCGCCGAGACGGAGCCGGTCCCGCCGGCGATCCGCGAGGCGATCGCGGACAACCCCGAGACCGTCGCCGCACTGCTGAAGCAGTCTGGCCAGTTGTCAGCGCTTCTCGACGCGCTTGCGCTCGTGACGGACAGCCTTGACGACGAGATGGTCGAGTCGCTCACGAGCGACGCGACGACGCTCGGGCTGGTCGCGACGGAACTCGCCGGTGAGGAAACGGTCGAGCTCAGTTCGGCCGTGGGCCGGAACGGCGACGACCTCGCCGACGCCGTAGAACGCGTCGCGACGCTCCAGCGGAGCGGCACGCTCGACCGGCTCACCGAGATCGCGGACGCGGTCGCGCTACTGACTGATGCGATGGACGACGAGATGGTCGAGACGGTCGCCGCGACCGGGACCTCGATGGGCGAGATCGCCGACACGGCCGCCGACGACGAGGTGCGCCGCGGGCTCGTTCGGATGCTGGAGGGCGTCGGTGCGGCCGGCGCCGAGGAGGCCGAGCCGATCGGTCCGGTCGGCCTGCTCGGGGCGTTGCGGGATCCCGAGGTCAAGGCCGGGATGGGGTACCTCGTCGCGGTCGCCCGCGGGATCGGAACCGTGGGCACCGCCGTAGACGGACCGAACGACGAATGA
- a CDS encoding NAD(P)/FAD-dependent oxidoreductase, with protein MTERVVIVGGGTAGSVLANNLADEVAAEIDGGDVEVVLVNDSEEHVYKPTWLYVPFGEKTPADAKRPLADLIDRRVDLLIDRVNAVDTDAKTVSFDGPRSDLAYDHLVLAMGAQVTPAETPGLAAGGHHFYGPEATEELREALAEFTEGHLVLSVIGVPHMCPVAPLEFPLIADTWFRERGLRDDIDITYTYPINRAHGIQSVADWAGPLLDERDIGVETFFNPERVDPDEEVLHTVEGRELSYDLLVAIPPHDGSDVVREAGLGDDGWVDVDPATLEATNAADVYALGDVADLPTSKAGSAAHYAATSLADRLASVVRGQRPTTEYDGKTVCFIESGEDEATYIAFDYESEPTPKPPSKLIHWSKLGYNQSYWLTARGVL; from the coding sequence ATGACTGAACGCGTCGTCATCGTCGGCGGGGGGACCGCGGGGTCGGTCCTGGCGAACAACCTCGCCGACGAGGTCGCGGCCGAGATCGACGGGGGCGACGTCGAGGTGGTCCTCGTAAACGACAGCGAAGAGCACGTGTACAAGCCGACGTGGCTGTACGTGCCCTTCGGCGAGAAGACGCCCGCGGACGCGAAACGTCCGCTCGCGGACCTGATCGACCGGCGGGTCGACCTGCTGATCGACCGAGTGAACGCCGTCGACACCGACGCGAAGACGGTGTCGTTCGACGGACCGCGTTCCGATCTCGCCTACGACCACCTCGTGCTCGCGATGGGCGCGCAAGTGACACCGGCGGAGACGCCGGGGCTGGCCGCGGGAGGCCACCACTTCTACGGACCCGAAGCGACCGAGGAACTCCGGGAGGCGCTCGCGGAGTTCACCGAGGGACACCTCGTGCTGTCGGTCATCGGCGTGCCGCATATGTGCCCGGTCGCGCCGCTGGAGTTCCCGCTTATCGCGGACACCTGGTTCCGCGAGCGGGGCCTGCGCGATGACATCGACATCACGTACACGTACCCGATCAACCGCGCCCACGGGATCCAGTCGGTCGCCGACTGGGCCGGACCGCTGCTGGACGAGCGCGACATCGGCGTGGAGACGTTCTTCAACCCCGAGCGGGTCGACCCCGACGAGGAGGTCCTCCACACCGTCGAAGGTCGGGAACTGTCCTACGACCTGCTGGTGGCGATCCCGCCGCACGACGGCAGCGACGTCGTCCGGGAGGCGGGACTCGGCGACGACGGCTGGGTCGACGTCGACCCGGCGACGCTGGAGGCGACGAACGCGGCGGACGTGTACGCCCTCGGCGACGTCGCCGACCTCCCGACGAGCAAGGCGGGCAGCGCGGCCCACTACGCGGCCACGTCGCTGGCGGACCGGCTGGCCAGCGTCGTCCGCGGTCAGCGCCCCACCACGGAGTACGACGGCAAGACCGTCTGTTTCATCGAGAGCGGCGAGGACGAGGCGACCTACATCGCCTTCGACTACGAGTCGGAGCCGACGCCGAAGCCGCCCTCGAAGCTGATCCACTGGTCGAAGCTCGGCTACAACCAGTCGTACTGGCTGACTGCCCGCGGGGTGTTGTGA
- a CDS encoding sulfurtransferase TusA family protein: MSDTQLEADVTVNAIGSSCPGPMMELIGKAKDVDPGTVIRLQSSNEGTEPDVAEWADESGNELVDVVDSGDHWDLYVRIDD, from the coding sequence ATGAGCGATACACAACTCGAAGCTGACGTGACGGTGAACGCGATCGGATCGTCCTGCCCCGGTCCGATGATGGAACTGATCGGCAAGGCGAAAGACGTCGATCCGGGAACAGTGATCCGACTTCAGAGTTCGAACGAGGGGACCGAACCGGACGTCGCGGAGTGGGCCGACGAGTCCGGAAACGAACTGGTCGACGTGGTCGACAGCGGCGACCACTGGGACCTGTACGTACGGATCGATGACTGA
- a CDS encoding cytochrome ubiquinol oxidase subunit I, translating into MIDPVIASRLQFALTTIVHIIFPVMSMGLAPFLVYFTWRDVRGGDPVYEQLRRFWTKIFAISFVVGTVTGIVLEFEFGTNFAAFATAAGELFGGPLAVEGMMAFMLEATFLGIFIFGRERVSDRLYLVSSVAVGLGTWLSAVWILIANSWMQTPRGYELATENGQTIVHLTDPIAAYLNPRFPYMFVHMQNAAVESVALFMAGVAAYYVYRHHVWEYPVENVAFWEKTLKIALVALLITAPLQVLQGDLYARHVYETQPQKFAAMEAVWDTEAYVPEYIFAIPTDLSQLTDPRAKELFGIGIPGGASWLASGGDPTAEIRGLNSFESESPPVAIVFWSFRAMVGMGFWFILLAFWGGYRWFTGELFEDGLLHKALMASSLLGILAVELGWVVTEVGRQPWVIQGILKTSAGVSPGLTGTEALTTLLGFVGVYTAILALYTYVVARIIRGGPPGEEDLDSVPDQRERDERPAAGVAGDD; encoded by the coding sequence ATGATCGACCCAGTAATCGCAAGTAGGCTCCAGTTCGCGCTAACGACTATCGTCCACATCATCTTCCCGGTGATGAGTATGGGCCTCGCTCCGTTCCTCGTTTACTTCACGTGGCGAGACGTCCGGGGCGGTGATCCAGTATACGAACAGTTACGTCGGTTCTGGACCAAGATCTTCGCCATCTCGTTCGTGGTCGGGACCGTCACGGGGATCGTCCTGGAATTCGAGTTCGGGACGAACTTCGCGGCGTTCGCGACGGCCGCGGGCGAGCTCTTCGGCGGCCCGCTGGCCGTCGAGGGGATGATGGCGTTTATGCTCGAAGCGACGTTCCTGGGGATCTTCATCTTCGGTCGGGAACGCGTCTCCGACCGATTGTATCTCGTCTCCAGCGTCGCCGTCGGGCTCGGGACGTGGCTGTCGGCGGTGTGGATCCTCATCGCGAACTCGTGGATGCAGACGCCGCGGGGCTACGAGCTCGCCACCGAGAACGGCCAGACGATCGTCCATCTCACCGACCCGATCGCGGCGTACCTGAACCCGCGGTTCCCGTATATGTTCGTCCATATGCAGAACGCCGCCGTCGAGTCGGTGGCGCTGTTTATGGCCGGCGTCGCCGCGTACTACGTCTACCGGCACCACGTCTGGGAGTACCCCGTCGAGAACGTCGCGTTCTGGGAGAAGACCCTCAAGATCGCGCTCGTGGCCCTGTTGATCACTGCGCCTCTCCAAGTGCTCCAGGGCGACCTCTACGCGCGTCACGTCTACGAGACACAACCCCAGAAGTTCGCCGCAATGGAGGCCGTTTGGGACACCGAGGCGTACGTCCCCGAGTACATCTTCGCGATCCCCACTGACCTGAGCCAGCTCACCGACCCGCGCGCCAAGGAGCTGTTCGGGATCGGCATTCCCGGCGGCGCCTCGTGGCTGGCCAGCGGGGGTGATCCCACAGCCGAGATCCGCGGGCTGAACTCCTTCGAGTCGGAGTCGCCGCCGGTCGCGATCGTGTTCTGGTCGTTCCGGGCGATGGTTGGGATGGGCTTTTGGTTCATCCTGCTGGCGTTCTGGGGCGGATACCGGTGGTTCACCGGCGAGCTGTTCGAGGACGGCCTGCTGCACAAGGCGCTTATGGCCTCCAGCCTGCTGGGGATCCTCGCGGTCGAACTCGGCTGGGTCGTCACCGAGGTCGGCAGACAGCCGTGGGTGATACAGGGCATCCTCAAGACGAGCGCGGGCGTCTCGCCCGGTCTCACCGGGACCGAGGCCCTGACGACGCTCCTCGGATTCGTCGGGGTCTACACGGCGATCCTCGCGCTGTACACCTACGTCGTCGCGCGGATCATCCGCGGCGGGCCGCCGGGCGAGGAGGACCTGGACTCGGTCCCCGACCAGCGGGAGAGAGACGAGAGGCCAGCCGCGGGGGTCGCCGGGGATGATTAG
- a CDS encoding cytochrome d ubiquinol oxidase subunit II: MISVESLAAGPLLDLPLAELWFALIFALLGTFLFLDGFDFGAGAIFATLDDESARETVLSAIGPFWDGNEVWLVVFGGALFAAFPRVYAGLFSRHYLLMFGILGALILRGLAPEMYEQRHDERWQRWWGRSFVAGSVLAPFLLGAFAGNWLVGSPRSFTLVGIVVGSTVTVLTVVSGAAFLGLKAGRALPGAVHRIGVGAVVVYLLLVVATLGTLAVTLPAGADALLSMPVLALVAASIALAIAYAVALRRGANLAALVSAAGLTYGLVAVVAVVMYPRIDPATGLVVEEAIVSTLPLNLMSIGAALLLPLVATYFVVLYSAFSGPITAEESY; the protein is encoded by the coding sequence ATGATTAGCGTCGAGTCACTCGCGGCGGGACCGCTCTTGGACCTCCCGCTCGCGGAGCTGTGGTTCGCGCTGATATTCGCCCTGCTGGGGACGTTCCTGTTCCTCGACGGGTTCGACTTCGGCGCCGGCGCCATCTTCGCGACGCTCGACGACGAGTCGGCGCGCGAGACGGTGCTGTCGGCGATCGGGCCGTTCTGGGACGGCAACGAGGTCTGGCTCGTCGTCTTCGGCGGCGCGCTGTTCGCTGCCTTCCCACGAGTGTACGCCGGCCTGTTCAGTCGCCACTACCTGCTTATGTTCGGCATCCTCGGCGCGCTCATCCTCCGGGGGCTCGCCCCCGAAATGTACGAACAACGCCACGACGAGCGCTGGCAACGCTGGTGGGGACGGTCGTTCGTCGCCGGGAGCGTGCTGGCACCGTTCCTCCTCGGCGCGTTCGCGGGCAACTGGCTCGTCGGGAGCCCGCGGTCGTTCACGCTCGTCGGCATCGTCGTCGGGAGCACCGTCACGGTGCTGACCGTCGTCTCCGGGGCGGCCTTCCTGGGCCTGAAGGCCGGGAGAGCGCTCCCGGGGGCCGTGCATCGGATCGGCGTCGGCGCGGTCGTCGTGTATCTCCTCTTGGTCGTCGCGACCCTGGGAACGCTCGCCGTCACTCTCCCGGCCGGAGCCGACGCACTGCTGTCGATGCCCGTGCTCGCGTTGGTCGCGGCTTCGATCGCACTCGCGATCGCCTACGCGGTCGCGCTCCGACGGGGGGCGAACCTCGCCGCGCTCGTCTCGGCCGCGGGCTTGACCTACGGGCTGGTGGCGGTCGTCGCGGTCGTTATGTACCCGCGTATCGACCCGGCGACGGGGCTCGTCGTCGAGGAAGCGATCGTGTCGACCCTCCCGCTGAACCTGATGTCGATCGGCGCCGCGCTGTTGCTCCCGCTGGTCGCGACGTACTTCGTCGTCCTGTACTCCGCGTTCAGCGGGCCAATCACGGCCGAGGAGTCGTACTGA
- a CDS encoding helix-turn-helix domain-containing protein has product MYDFSFQITYDPSADEYVDLFIDRESLRSEAIYSCLDPGELWTLESVTGDPDDLTAVDELLLDESVDRESISSRECSATRTTSLLTDEHRRRVAYTYVSDVDFCEAVPLIVAKYVDGGVLFEQTRTGDTVRWRVLLQDDSKVGHLYDTLSAKLGDGLSFSFEHLTEVDNWESGLLPRADIRAEQREILTVAVERGYFETPREVTLDELAEELNIPRSTVSYRLRRATAELAKRFSNRQL; this is encoded by the coding sequence ATGTACGATTTTAGCTTCCAGATAACGTACGACCCCAGCGCCGACGAGTACGTCGACCTGTTCATCGATCGCGAGTCGCTTCGATCGGAAGCGATTTACTCGTGTCTCGATCCCGGCGAACTGTGGACCCTGGAGTCGGTGACGGGTGATCCGGACGACCTCACGGCCGTCGACGAACTCCTCTTGGACGAGTCCGTCGACAGGGAGTCGATCAGCAGTCGGGAGTGCAGTGCTACGCGAACGACGAGTCTCCTGACCGACGAGCACCGGCGGCGGGTCGCATACACCTACGTGTCCGACGTGGACTTCTGCGAAGCCGTTCCGCTCATCGTGGCGAAGTACGTCGACGGCGGCGTGCTCTTCGAGCAGACGCGGACGGGTGATACGGTTCGGTGGCGGGTACTTCTGCAGGACGACTCGAAGGTCGGACACCTGTACGATACGCTGTCTGCGAAACTCGGCGACGGCCTGTCGTTCTCTTTTGAACATCTGACGGAAGTCGATAACTGGGAGAGCGGCCTCCTCCCGCGGGCCGACATCCGTGCGGAACAGCGCGAAATCCTGACAGTGGCCGTCGAGCGTGGCTACTTCGAGACGCCCCGCGAGGTAACGCTCGACGAACTCGCCGAAGAGCTTAACATTCCCCGCTCGACTGTGTCGTACCGGCTTCGGCGCGCGACGGCGGAGCTGGCGAAACGGTTCTCGAACCGACAACTATGA
- a CDS encoding sulfurtransferase, with product MTADDSPDAGTRPEPDEPLESQYPTDVLVSPEWVESRLDRFDSAETDARLLEVDVNTEFYETGHAPGAVCVDWQEDLRSADAHDILGPQEMESFLGACGITEETTVVVYGDNSNWFATHLYWQLTYYGHPDVRVMDGGREYWVEHDYPLSTAPVDPPTVAYGKTLDHPAEEVRAYREDVRDALDTETVLVDVRLPEEFRGEIVKPPGIDEGAVRGGHVPGATNVFWAENVRPDGRFKSPDRLRAVYESRGITPDDDIIVYCRIGERSSVTWFVLAELLGYDRVRNYDGSWTEWGNMIGVPIENGE from the coding sequence ATGACTGCCGATGACTCCCCGGATGCCGGGACACGGCCGGAACCCGACGAACCGCTCGAGTCACAGTACCCCACAGACGTCCTCGTTAGCCCCGAGTGGGTCGAATCCCGACTCGACCGGTTCGACTCCGCGGAAACCGACGCCAGGTTGCTCGAGGTCGACGTCAACACTGAATTCTACGAGACCGGTCACGCTCCCGGTGCCGTCTGCGTCGACTGGCAGGAGGACCTCCGCTCGGCAGACGCTCACGACATTCTCGGCCCGCAAGAAATGGAGTCGTTCCTGGGTGCCTGTGGGATCACCGAAGAGACGACGGTCGTCGTCTACGGCGACAACTCGAACTGGTTCGCGACCCATCTCTACTGGCAACTCACCTACTACGGCCACCCGGATGTCCGGGTTATGGACGGGGGCCGCGAATACTGGGTCGAACACGACTACCCGCTCTCGACAGCCCCGGTCGATCCCCCGACTGTCGCGTACGGGAAGACGCTCGATCACCCGGCCGAGGAGGTGCGAGCCTACCGTGAGGACGTGCGTGACGCGCTCGACACCGAGACGGTCCTCGTCGACGTGCGCCTCCCCGAGGAGTTCCGCGGCGAGATCGTGAAGCCGCCGGGAATCGACGAGGGCGCCGTCCGCGGAGGGCACGTCCCTGGCGCAACGAACGTCTTCTGGGCCGAGAACGTCCGTCCGGACGGCCGGTTCAAATCACCGGATCGGCTCCGCGCCGTCTACGAGTCGCGGGGGATCACGCCCGACGACGACATCATCGTCTACTGTCGGATCGGCGAGCGGTCGTCCGTGACGTGGTTCGTCCTCGCGGAACTACTCGGGTACGATCGCGTCCGGAATTACGACGGCTCCTGGACTGAGTGGGGGAATATGATCGGCGTCCCGATCGAAAACGGAGAATGA
- the dps gene encoding DNA protection during starvation protein: MSEEKTHGSGAVEPGDTSKRVGAEVIRERGLDPEELREKLIDAIGAEFTTYYYYTNLRMHLAGEEDYKEITEDARLEDRAHFELVVPRIYELEGSLPNDIRDFADRASCPDAEVPTPMDDSGNFDTSDLEVEDILEVLLEAERCAIRTWSEICDMTREADPRTYDMAQRILNEEMDHEAWFIELLSKERDDEINPAGHFARGEPGDAPYSTNNRFNDSA, encoded by the coding sequence ATGTCCGAAGAGAAAACGCACGGAAGCGGCGCTGTCGAACCGGGAGATACGAGCAAGCGAGTCGGCGCGGAAGTCATTCGCGAGCGTGGCCTCGACCCCGAAGAACTCCGCGAGAAGCTGATCGATGCCATCGGCGCGGAGTTCACGACGTACTACTACTACACGAACCTCCGGATGCACCTCGCAGGTGAGGAAGACTACAAGGAGATCACCGAAGACGCGCGTCTCGAAGACCGCGCGCACTTCGAGCTCGTCGTCCCGCGGATCTACGAGTTGGAGGGGTCACTCCCGAACGACATCCGTGATTTCGCGGACCGTGCCTCCTGTCCGGATGCGGAGGTGCCGACGCCGATGGACGACAGCGGCAACTTCGACACCAGCGACCTCGAAGTCGAAGATATCCTGGAAGTGTTGCTCGAAGCCGAACGGTGCGCCATTCGGACCTGGAGCGAGATCTGCGATATGACTCGCGAGGCAGACCCACGGACGTACGATATGGCCCAGCGGATCCTCAACGAGGAGATGGACCACGAAGCCTGGTTCATCGAGCTCCTGAGCAAGGAACGCGACGACGAGATCAACCCGGCTGGCCACTTCGCCCGCGGCGAACCAGGTGATGCACCGTACTCGACGAACAACCGGTTCAACGACTCGGCCTGA
- a CDS encoding 2Fe-2S iron-sulfur cluster-binding protein, whose protein sequence is MTQSSNETWTVTIVVPAESSLDGAGETFELDVNTDETILAAARAAGVWLPADCQQGWCTTCAARLVDGDVVHPNARRYFDEDREAGYVLLCTAKPRADTTVVVDQYDDFLELRAANDNPPGNSKLDS, encoded by the coding sequence ATGACACAGTCGTCAAACGAAACGTGGACCGTCACGATCGTCGTGCCCGCGGAATCGTCGCTGGATGGGGCCGGTGAAACGTTCGAACTCGACGTGAATACGGACGAGACGATCCTCGCTGCCGCGCGTGCTGCGGGGGTCTGGCTGCCGGCCGACTGTCAGCAGGGCTGGTGTACCACCTGTGCTGCTCGCCTCGTCGACGGCGACGTCGTCCATCCCAACGCGCGTCGATATTTCGACGAAGACCGCGAGGCTGGGTACGTACTCCTCTGCACTGCGAAGCCTCGGGCCGATACGACCGTCGTCGTCGATCAGTACGACGACTTTCTCGAGCTCAGGGCAGCCAACGACAACCCACCGGGGAACTCGAAACTGGACTCATAG
- a CDS encoding winged helix-turn-helix transcriptional regulator, with protein MPPDSHESESGDEDHFSVCPMTQAFEEIGSKWRLVILHYLVMNGEQRFNSIKEERPADSSTLSRVLKELEERVLIRRRLEDRPIATYYDLTEKGESLAIMFDELEPDWRPLLTVPRTI; from the coding sequence ATGCCACCAGATTCCCACGAGTCCGAAAGCGGCGACGAGGACCATTTTTCGGTGTGCCCGATGACACAAGCCTTCGAGGAGATCGGATCGAAATGGCGACTCGTCATCTTGCACTACCTCGTGATGAATGGTGAACAGCGATTCAACAGCATAAAGGAAGAGAGGCCTGCCGATTCCTCTACTCTCTCACGGGTTCTCAAGGAACTGGAGGAGCGAGTCCTCATTCGCCGGCGCTTAGAAGATCGCCCCATTGCCACGTACTATGACCTGACCGAGAAAGGCGAATCACTCGCTATTATGTTCGATGAGCTGGAGCCGGACTGGCGACCTCTCCTGACCGTTCCTAGAACTATCTGA
- a CDS encoding acetylserotonin O-methyltransferase produces the protein MAETTPDDREHTPEETEPSPEHIMQVATGFWGTKVLGAAVDLELFTVLADGGLRASEIERELGLHPRATRDFLDTLASLGFLERDNGDDPRYRNTPETAAFLNKADPRYIGGAINIFNQQTYDVWGGLEESLRTGEPQGVIDETGEPLWEEMYDDPMELEAFAEGMAGLSKGNFVAFAEQFDFSDYDSMTDVGGALGDLSRIVARRESHLSITTTDLPEVAELARERIHTDGLEDRIDAVSSDYNEEPIPDADLVTASLVLHQENLETKKTLMEKFYDAVNPGGTFVAIDHIIDDERQANTMGLMMSLNMLVYYGDAFDYTGQQFVSWAEDAGFEDVQIQHLKGPASMGIAHKG, from the coding sequence ATGGCAGAAACCACACCAGACGATAGAGAACACACGCCCGAAGAAACCGAACCGAGTCCGGAACACATTATGCAGGTTGCGACCGGATTTTGGGGGACGAAAGTTTTGGGTGCAGCCGTCGATCTAGAACTATTCACCGTCCTCGCAGACGGAGGGCTTCGAGCCTCCGAGATCGAACGGGAACTCGGCTTGCATCCCCGGGCGACCAGAGATTTCCTCGACACGCTCGCGTCGCTCGGATTCCTCGAACGTGACAACGGGGACGATCCCCGGTATCGGAACACGCCGGAGACTGCGGCATTTCTGAACAAGGCCGATCCACGCTACATCGGTGGCGCGATCAACATCTTCAACCAGCAAACCTACGACGTGTGGGGAGGGCTCGAAGAGAGTCTGCGAACAGGCGAACCACAGGGAGTCATCGATGAGACGGGCGAACCGCTGTGGGAGGAGATGTACGATGACCCTATGGAACTAGAGGCGTTCGCCGAGGGGATGGCCGGGCTGTCAAAGGGGAACTTCGTCGCGTTTGCCGAGCAGTTCGATTTCTCGGACTACGACTCGATGACGGACGTTGGAGGTGCTCTCGGCGACCTGTCTCGGATCGTGGCCCGACGCGAATCCCACCTTTCGATCACTACGACGGACCTGCCGGAGGTGGCTGAACTGGCCCGCGAGCGCATCCATACTGACGGCCTTGAGGATCGGATCGACGCCGTCAGCAGCGACTACAACGAGGAGCCCATCCCCGACGCGGACCTCGTAACAGCGAGTCTGGTCCTCCATCAGGAGAACCTGGAGACGAAAAAGACGCTCATGGAGAAGTTCTACGATGCCGTCAACCCGGGCGGAACCTTCGTCGCTATCGACCACATCATCGACGACGAGCGCCAGGCGAATACTATGGGTCTGATGATGTCGCTGAATATGCTCGTATACTACGGTGACGCATTCGACTACACCGGGCAACAGTTCGTGTCGTGGGCGGAGGACGCAGGCTTCGAGGACGTCCAGATTCAGCATTTGAAGGGGCCAGCGAGTATGGGGATTGCACACAAGGGTTGA
- a CDS encoding chorismate mutase — protein sequence MTRNEYTTSDDEDPSLDELREEIEDIDREIVELIARRTYVADSVAQVKAEQDLPTTDENQEERVMERAGRNAEQFDVDSNLVKAVFRLLIELNKVEQRENR from the coding sequence ATGACTCGAAACGAATACACCACCTCCGACGACGAAGACCCGTCCCTGGACGAACTGCGTGAGGAGATCGAAGACATCGACCGGGAGATCGTTGAACTGATTGCGCGACGGACCTACGTCGCCGACTCGGTCGCCCAGGTGAAAGCCGAACAGGATCTACCAACGACCGACGAGAACCAGGAAGAACGCGTGATGGAGCGTGCGGGGCGGAATGCCGAACAGTTCGACGTGGACTCGAATCTCGTGAAGGCCGTCTTCCGGCTACTCATCGAGTTGAACAAGGTAGAGCAACGCGAGAATCGCTAA